A single genomic interval of Electrophorus electricus isolate fEleEle1 chromosome 4, fEleEle1.pri, whole genome shotgun sequence harbors:
- the LOC118241210 gene encoding extracellular calcium-sensing receptor-like, producing MTVFSPAGCKAKPDNCRLWTEPQMPGLSMNGDFMIGGIFTIHYYTKSGENTFTTIPPQPQCSGSMDFRQLRFARALEFAIREINNETVLLPGITLGYQIHDSCSDVQMAIKCAVQFANGVDPVFNESCSKSVSATVPAVVGDSSSTPSISMARMLGLFGIPQVSHSSSCACLGDKSQFPAFFRTIPSDQHQAAALARMVKLFGWTWIGTVRSESDYGNDGMASFLKAAHEEGICVEYSEAYYRTQPHSKLESVANVIRRSTARVIVAFASIGDMRFLLEELAKPPSPRLQWIGTSSWITQSEFLRYNMCAGAIGFGIPKSVIPGFRDFLLDLSPAQALKSPILKEFWESSFSCSLKGRAAGARECDGSEDIRTLQNPYTDTSQLRFSNLVYKATYAIAHAIHGIVCNDTQCDKTSEFAPWQILDQLKRVNFTTKNGYQVNFDSNGDPVAVYELINWQFMKDGTLDLVPVGYYDSSKPKGQEFRISSAINWVGGQTEVPVSLCSESCPPGTRKAVQKGRPVCCYDCIPCAEGEISNKTDSLDCVHCPPEFWPNAKQDSCLPKLVEFLSWNDTLAIILMVFSITGAFMAVCVTVVFYKHRASPIVRANNSELSFLLLFSLTLCFLCSLTFIGRPSEWSCMLRHTAFGITFVLCISCVLGKTIVVLMAFRATLPGSNVMKWFGPPQQRLSVLAFTLIQAVICVIWLKVSPPYPFRNLKHYKDKIILECHLGSSIGFWAVLGYIGLLAVLCFILAFLARKLPDNFNEAKFITFSMLIFCAVWITFIPAYVSSPGKLTVAVEIFAILASSFGLIICIFAPKCFIIVFRPLKNTKKHLMGKVPSKAL from the exons CATGGACTTCAGGCAGCTGCGCTTCGCCCGTGCTTTGGAATTCGCCATCCGCGAGATCAACAACGAAACGGTTCTCCTGCCGGGCATCACATTAGGGTACCAGATACACGACTCGTGCTCTGACGTGCAGATGGCAATCAAATGTGCAGTTCAGTTTGCGAATGGCGTGGACCCCGTTTTCAATGAATCCTGTTCAAAATCTGTATCTGCCACTGTACCTGCTGTCGTGGGAGATTCTTCGTCTACTCCGTCAATTAGCATGGCCAGAATGCTTGGTCTTTTTGGAATACCACAG GTTAGTCATTCATCAAGCTGCGCGTGTCTGGGCGATAAGAGTCAGTTTCCTGCCTTTTTTAGGACCATACCGAGTGACCAACACCAAGCGGCCGCCTTGGCGAGAATGGTCAAACTCTTTGGCTGGACATGGATTGGGACAGTGCGCAGTGAGTCGGACTACGGGAATGATGGAATGGCTTCTTTTCTAAAGGCTGCGCATGAGGaggggatctgtgtggagtACTCCGAGGCCTACTACAGAACACAACCGCACAGTAAACTAGAGAGTGTGGCAAACGTCATCCGCAGGTCCACGGCCCGGGTAATAGTAGCGTTTGCTAGCATAGGTGATATGAGGTTTCTTTTGGAGGAATTGGCAAAACCACCATCGCCTCGGCTTCAGTGGATTGGCACCTCGTCGTGGATCACACAGTCAGAGTTTCTGCGGTATAATATGTGCGCTGGTGCGATAGGTTTTGGGATCCCCAAATCAGTTATCCCAGGTTTTCGTGACTTTCTTCTAGACCTGTCTCCAGCACAAGCCTTGAAATCACCCATTCTAAAGGAATTTTGGGAGAGCTCGTTCAGCTGTAGCCTAAAAGGGAGAGCCGCAGGCGCTCGGGAATGTGATGGCAGTGAGGACATCCGCACGCTCcagaacccatacacagacacgtctcagcTGCGCTTCTCTAACCTGGTGTACAAAGCTACATATGCCATAGCGCATGCTATACATGGTATTGTTTGTAATGACACGCAGTGCGACAAGACCTCTGAATTTGCACCGTGGCAG ATACTTGATCAGCTCAAGAGAGTGAACTTCACCACAAAGAATGGTTATCAGGTCAACTTTGATTCCAATGGAGATCCAGTGGCTGTCTATGAGCTCATAAACTGGCAGTTTATGAAAGATGGCACTTTAGACTTGGTGCCAGTGGGCTACTATGACTCATCCAAACCAAAAGGACAGGAGTTCAGAATAAGCAGTGCTATCAACTGGgtgggaggacagacagag GTGCCAGTGTCtttgtgcagtgagagctgtcctccaggaACCAGGAAagctgtgcagaagggaaggcctgtctgttgctatgactgtataccatgtgcagagggcGAGATCAGTAACAAGACAG ATTCTCTGGACTGTGTGCACTGCCCTCCTGAGTTCTGGCCTAATGccaaacaagacagctgccTCCCCAAGCTTGTTGAGTTCCTCTCCTGGAATGACACTCTTGCCATCATCCTGATGGTGTTTTCCATCACTGGGGccttcatggctgtgtgtgttactgttgtctTCTACAAACACAGGGCATCTCCCATTGTAcgagccaacaactcagagctgagcttcctgctgctcttctctttgACTctatgtttcctctgttcacttactttcattggtcggccctctgagtggtcctgtatgctgcgtcacacagcgtttgggatcaccttcgtcctctgcatctcctgtgttctggggaaaacaatagtggtgttaatggccttcagggctacacttccagggagtaatgtcatgaaatggtttgggcctccacagcagagactaaGTGTCCTTGCCTTCACTCTCATACAAGCTGTCATTTGTGTGATTTGGTTAAAAGTATCTCCTCCTTACCCTTTCAGAAATTTGAAGCACTACAAGGACAAGATCATTCTTGAATGTCATTTGGGTTCATccataggtttctgggctgtactgggttaTATAGGACTCctggctgttttgtgttttattttggcttttctagctCGCAAGTtacctgataactttaatgaagccaaattcatcacattcagcatgctcatattctgtgcggtttggatcacctttattccagcttatgtcagctctcctggaaaacttactgtagctgtggagatatttgctattctggcttcaagctttggtttgattatttgtatttttgctccaaaatgtttcataattgttTTTAGACCATTGAAGAATACCAAGAAACACCTCATGGGCAAAGTACCCTCAAAGGCTCTCTGA